The nucleotide window TACATGTACAGCCCTGCTCTGTGTACACACCATGCCGCTCTGCAGGCACAGCCCTGCTCTGTTTACACACCATGCAGATCTGCATGCACAGCCCTGCTCTGCACGTACAGCCCTGCGTACACACCATGCAGCTCTGCATGCACAGCCCTGCTCTGTGTACACACCATGCAGCTCTGCATGCACACCATGCAGCTCTGCGTGCACACCATGCAGCTCTGCGTGCACACCATGCAGCTCTGCGTGCACACCATGCAGCTCTGCGTGCACACCATGCAGCTCTGCGTGCACACCATGCAGCTCTGCGTGCACACCATGCAGCTCTGCGTGCACACCATGCAGCTCTGCGTGCACACCATGCAGCTCTGCGTGCACACCATGCAGCTCTGCGTGCACACCATGCAGCTCTGCGTGCACACCATGCAGCTCTGCGTGCACACCATGCAGCTCTGCGTGCACACCATGCAGCTCTGCGTGCACACCATGCAGCTCTGCGTGCACACCATGCAGCTCTGCGTGCACACCATGCAGCTCTGCGTGCACACCATGCAGCTCTGCGTGCACACCATGCAGCTCTGCGTGCACACCATGCAGCTCTGCGTGCACACCATGCAGCTCTGCGTGCACACCATGCAGCTCTGCGTGCACACCATGCAGCTCTGCGTGCACACCATGCAGCTCTGCGTGCACACCATGCAGCTCTGCGTGCACACCATGCAGCTCTGCGTGCACACCATGCAGCTCTGCGTGCACACCATGCAGCTCTGCGTGCACACCATGCAGCTCTGCGTGCACACCATGCAGCTCTGCGTGCACACCATGCAGCTCTGCGTGCACACCATGCAGCTCTGCGTGCACACCATGCAGCTCTGCGTGCACACCATGCAGCTCTGCGTGCACACCATGCAGCTCTGCGTACACACCATGCAGCTCTGCGTACACACCATGCAGCTCTGTGTACACACCATGCCGCTCTGCACGCACAGCCCTGCTCTGTGTACACACCATGCAGCTCTGCACGCACAGCCCTGCTCTGTGTACACACCATGCAGCACTGCTCTGTGTACACACCATGCAGCACTGCTCTGTGTACACACCATGCAGCACTGCTCTGTGTACACACCATGCAGCACTGCTCTGTGTACACACCATGCAGCACTGCTCTGTGTACACACCATGCAGCACTGCTCTGTGTACACACCATGCAGCACTGCTCTGTGTACACACCATGCAGCACTGCTCTGTGTACACACCATGCAGCACTGCTCTGTGTACACACCATGCAGCACTGCTCTGTGTACACACCATGCAGCACTGCTCTGTGTACACACCATGCAGCACTGCTCTGTGTACACACCATGCAGCACTGCTCTGTGTACACACCATGCAGCACTGCTCTGTGTACACACCATGCAGCACTGCTCTGTGTACACACCATGCAGCACTGCTCTGTGTACACACCATGCAGCTCTGCATGCACAGCCCTGCTCTGCGTACACACCATGCAGCTCTACATGGACAGCCCTGCGTACACACCATGCAGCTCTACATGGACAGCCCTGCGTACACACCATGCAGCTCTGCATGCACAGCCCTGCTCTGCGTACACACCATGCAGCTCTGCATGCACAGCCCTGCTCTGCGTACACACCATGCAGCTCACcttccaggcacaggggaggtgaCGTGACACAGGCGTTGTTGCCGGAAGTCTTCCCGGAGATGATCATGTGACGGTCCATCAGCCAATCACAGCGTTCGAATCATTGTCTCGCTGCTCTACCCACGTGTTGCCCTGCCATACAGCTCAGTGATGCTGGCTGATTGTCACTTCCGCCCTAAGGGGACCATAGCCACAACAGCTGGAGTGACAGAGATTATTACcctgggattttttttatttttattttttttaactcataatttaattatatccaaCTGAAGTCCAGGCTGCTTAATGGTTGCAATTTATAGGCTATAACTTTAATTATGTAATATCGCACTCTATaattctgttttatatatatatatatatataaacgtgaTCTTCAGTGTAATAGTCCAAATATCCTTCAAATTCCTGATGTTTATAGTATCTGTCCTGTTGTTACTCCTGCCTTATGAATTTGTATGGCTTATTTTATATCTATGGTACCTAGCTTGTATGTTATGCCTCTTCCTTGATAAAAccattatatttttatgttgttcGTGGTTCCACTGCAGGCACTTTTTAATGCACAATAATAACAACAATGTCAAACACTAAAATGCAGAAGGGAGTGGGGGTGCATTTTTTTCAGGGAACACTTGCCCTTGTCCATAATTCaattgtaaaattattttatttttttgtgatccAGGTTTTGGTGTCTGTTTAATTTGCCTATGGCAGTCAGGAGGATAAGTAGGCAGGGACTCAATGTCGATTTTCTCAAAACATCAATAATATATGTTTCCCTAGAAGAAATATTGGATCTCACTGAGTGATTCACAGAAActgagaatacaaagtgaatatTAAACCgaaggtaaaaatagccaaacacAAAACATTCcctaagtcaactatgcttcccCTTTGCTTTctttggtctaaaatgtaaaattcatatTAGTGAACAACACTGCAATACTTTAAAATCGATAGCTCAACAAAAATACAAGTTTGCACCCTCTATTAGTAAGCTATGACATGTTGCAGATTCTTTTCTGATCGTTTCCTGATATACAattacctttttctgctgtaccATTTTGTGTCTATATATTTCAGTAGCATTTAAAATACTATGACTTGTGTGTGAGAGCGTGTTTCATAATCAGGTTGTTATTCTCTCCCAAGTCTTATGACATTTTGTCTGTCTCCtggttttatttattaacattgcACAAATTACCTAAATTCTTAGAAATTACAAACTGTTCCTATTGGCAAAACTTTACAAAGGACTGTACGCCAAAGGATAGTCTAATATCCTTTTATCTAATATCTTCTCTTGTTACTCCAGGCATTCACACCTGTTTTCGAATACTTTTTCTGTAATTAATCATCATGATCTGCAACCACTAACCCGTTCACACGTGCTTTACTTTACAACATAGTTATCCaggttcattaaaggaccactctaggcacccagaccacttcagcttaatgaagtggtctgggtgccaggtccccctaggattggcccttttttttgttataaacatagcattttcagagaaactgctatgtttataatagggttaatccagcctccaaatcctctagtggctgtctcactgaaaatcacagtgagagcacgcaagcgtccataggaaagcattgcaaatgctttcctatgagaccggctgaatgcgcgcgcagctcttgctgcgcatgcgcattcagccgaaagggaggatcgaaggcggagaagaggaggagagctccctgcccggcgctggaataaaggtaagttttaaccctttactctccccagagcccggcgggagggggtccctgaggttgggggcaccctcagggcactatagtgccaggaaaatgagtatgttttcctggcactatagtggtcctttaaatattccCTTACTACTTCGTTTACCTCTTCATAACCTATGCGAATGCTACCCGCTGGGGCCATCGTCTTCATACTCTCAAGCAATTTCTTGTTTGAACTCCCATTGTAACATTTAGGTTGTAAGCTCACTAGCTGTGTTCCTAGTCGTAGTTGTCCTCTGTTTATTCTGTGCTGTATATTGTACTCGGTACGTTCCATTATTTGTATAGTGCCATAGTGTGTGCTGGCATGCTCTGCCAATGAATGCTGACCAAAGATAGATGACATTGACATTACTAATGCGGAAGTGGAGCATCCATGGTTTGCGCCAAACTGCATTAAGAGCCAGGGATGGTGCCAGCGGAAAGGGCAGcaggctgtagttgttatggtgcttacggTATTCCTTTAAGATTATTTATTTCAAGTGGAACTGTTACTTCTCTGGTATTGCATTGTTCAATTTCAGAACGCATGGAAATCAGGCTGCGGTTATCAATTTTCACCATATTGTGCATGTTGTATGAGCACACCACACGCAATACATGGACtgacctctctctctcttctcacaAACGAAAACCATAGACCCCCAGAGCACACAGCCTGGTTTATCAAAAGGACGGCCCAGGTAAATTTTTACTCTGTATTTTTGTATTCGTTCtgcaaaaaatacattaaagatatttttttactGTCCCTCGGGCAAAGCACTGTTTAGAGGGAAGGTGTACGGCTGCAGGAAGACCTCTCCCACAAAAAGTGTGACGAATGGTGTTTTAAACATCACGAAGTCTGCAATGATGCAAAGTACTTATGTTGTGGCTGTGTGTAAACTGATTGCAGCTGCAGAATGGTTGCTGTCTGTATACAGAGCAGTTACACTCAACCTATCTGATGACTAGAACTGCTGGTGCGGAAAAAAATACTAACTGTTGCTCCTGCAGGAATTTATGGGGTTAATAGACCTGAAAGATCAAAATGAGATTGATGAGCCTCTACCTTGTGAGCGAGGGGACCTACCTGTaatgacttttctaaaattagaatatgtgtggaGTTATTATCAAACTGGAGcattttaaatggagtccaatagaaatgggattatttaaaagttgcactgctgaaggcaacagaaaattgcattaggcttgttagtaaaagcaaaaaattcaagaaaccactgtggtactccgcagatgcggccaaaatagttaaaaacaaaaagttagcattaagtaattataaaaaaaaaaaacagagtgaggaagatagaatgattaggcagaaagaggctaagcaagttataagagcttccaaatcacacacagaagagaaaatagcacagtcagtaaatataaaaaaaggggacaaaacaatttttagatacataaatgagaaaagggaagtaaaacaaggattacttagattaaaaacaaaagaagaggataaaagtctagctgactgcctcaatgaatatttttgttcagtatttacagatgaaaatgaaggaaagagacctcagttaagaaaaaggacaaatgagtcatttgttacatgtgagtttacagaggaagagtttctatttcaactgtcaaaagtaaagacaaataagtcaatgggacctgatggaatacacccaaagttattaaaagagcttagtggtgtactagcaaaaccattaacagatttatttaaccaatcattgttaacaggagtagtcccagaagattggaagttagcgaatgttgtgcccattcacaagaaaggtagtagggaggagtcgggcaactataggccagtaagccttacttcagtagtggggaaagtaatggaaagtaatggaaaccatgttaaaggatgggatttttaaacctttaaaatcacatggatttcaagatcagagaaaacatgggtttacttcagggagatcatgccaaactaatcttattgatttttttgattgggtaactaaaataatagatcagggtggtgcagaagacattgcttacctagatttcagtaagggttttgacactgttgcattggattccaatattggattccaatattgtagaatgggtaaggcagtgcctgagtgacaggcaacagagggttttagtcaatggagtatattcaaagcttgggcttgtcaccagtggggtacctcgtgatctgtacttggatccattctttttaatatttttattagtgatattgcagaaggtcttgatggtaaggtgtgtctttttgctgatgatactaagatatgtaacagggttgatgttccaggagggataagccaaatggcaaatgacttaggtaaactagaaaaatggtcagagttgtggcaactgacatttaatgtggataagtgcaagataatgcatcttggacgtaaaaacccaagggcagagtacagaatatttgatagagtcctaacctcaacatctgaggaaagggatttaggggtgattatttctgatgacttaaaggtaggcagacaatgtaatagagcagcaggaaatgctagcagaatgcttggttgtatagggagaggtattagcagtagaaagagggaagtgctcatgccattgtacagaacactggtgagacttcacttggagtattgtacgcagtactggagaccgtatcttcagaaatatattgatactttagagaaagtttagagaagggctactaaactgagagaagaaaaaaaggaaGAGTTAAGGGCTGTGCTATTAGATAGAGAATAGTACCTTATAAATAAGACGAAAGGGACAAATTGAATTAACAGCAAGGAATAGAACTGGGTATTATAGTCTCTattacatgggcgtaggaaccccaaaaaatctgggggggatagcatttttactcgccgggtatattcttattccgtaaactcgGAGTTGTTtatgccattgtacagcgctacggaatttgcagtcgctatataaatgattaaataataacattaaagggtcactacacggaaggggttttacttacccggatacagcgccggaatcctcctgattagaaccacccctacccttcccatgaatattagaaccacccctaccccttccatgcacaaaagaaccccacctaccccttccacgcatattagtaccccctaaccccttccatgcatattagaacccaccctaccccttccattcatattagtactcccctaaccccttccaataatttttctacctccccctcctcccatccatattagtagcccccctaaacccttccaattatttttctacctacccctctccccctatccttattagtagcccccctaaccctttccaataatttttctgccatgttaactaacgccagtgctggagtgccgccgtgtttacattaaaaggcctgcagggacaggctatagacaccagaaccactacattaagctgcagtggttctggggactatagtgtttctttaatgtgaggtaaattagagattagtgccaggaataatatgctagattgcctacttgcaaccagatgaggatggtgatgggctctagctgcagtctggctccactggtctggtgtagaacaggctctctggaggctgtttgtaactgtggtcacaaaaatcaatgttctgggagaatgggaagcagctcaattttgggggggccctttacacagctcaaggtctgggtcccagggtccaccttcatgttccaccgatgagtttgttcacagggggtggagtgtgtaggggatgtcctgatatgtgtgtaaggaatgcattgtgtgaatctgtgtttgtatgtgtaagggctgcaaggtgtgtttctgtgtatgtacgggatgcagtgtgtgcgtctgtaaggggtgcattgagtgtgtgtgtacagggtgcattgagtgtgtgtaaggaatgaattgtgtgtttctgtgtgtataagggttgcatgattgtgtgtgtgtgtgtgtgtgtgtgtgtgcgcacggggtgcattgagtgtgtgtaaggaatgcattgtgtgtttctgtgtgtgtaagggttgcatgattgtgtgattgtgtgtgtgatggatgtcaatctctctccctcccttgtcactctctttctccccctccctccctcccttgtcactctctttctccccctccccccctcccttgtcactctttttctcccctccctccctccctcccttgtcactctctttctccccctccctcccttgtcactctctttctccccctccctccctcccttgtcactttctttctccccctccctcccttgtcactttctttctccccctccctcacttgtcactttctttctccccctcccccccttgccactctctttctccccctctgtccctcccttgtcactctctttctccccctccctccctcccttgtcactctctttctcccccttcattgtcactctctttctccccctccctcccttgtcactctctttctccccctccctccctccctcccttgtcactctcttttttctccccctccctccctcgtcactctttcttctccacctccctcccttgtcactctatttctccccctccctccctcgtcactctatttctccccctccctcgtcactctctttctccccctccctcccttgtcactctcttttttctccccctcgatcccttgtcactctctttttttctccccctccctccctcccttgtcactctcttttttctccccctccctccctcccttgtcactctcatttttctccccctctctccctcccttgtcactctcttttttctccccctccctcccttgtcactctctttttttctcccccccctcccttgtcactctctttttttctcccccccccctccctccctcgtcactctcttttttctccctccctccctccctccctccctactctcttccccctcccctacctctgttgtagcgtggccgagccctgtatggtccgcgggtacagggagcttttgtttcctgtacccggccggactaaaaggaagtgcacactcagcacttcctgttagtccggccgggtacaggagacagatgctccctgtacccgcggaccatacagggctcggccatgctacagtgtGGGAATGACAGGATGGagtgctgagcgcttccctcctgtcagcccctctcctcatgctgcgcccgggcggtgcgccctcatggacgcaccagcccgggcaaagctgcagccgcctgaggctcacTACAGAGCACTCGGGCGGCTGctgcatgaggggggccggcggagctgggggggatttccccataacctgtcccccccgcatgatttgctaggggggatgcatcccccccaacccccctggATCCTACGCCCATGCTCTATTAAAACACCATCAAAGAAGTAAGTAAAAATAGAGTCCATCCAAGTGTTcagtaaaaatcaaataaaaatgttcaataaaaatcaataaaaccatCTCACTGATATATGGATAGGGTATGTATACtaaatttattgaattttttttttgctgtgcataagAAATACTGTTTAGCTTGCGAGGCCACGACAGCTTTCACAAGTGCATCAGAATACTTAGGAGAATAATTGCATGAGGCTTACAGATTCTGCACATACTACTTTTATAAAATGTAACGTTTCGTGGCATTTCTAGGATATAGCACAATTTTATAGTATAGTACAGATAATAAGTTAGGAATGATTATAGACGTTAAAACATACTAGCTGAATCTCTGCCAGCAACTGAGGTTTGTAAGACATAAGTAAGAATAGCTGACAGGGGTATGACCACTGGGACCGCTCTCATTGTGAAGtagagaaaacaaaaattaagtgaaaataaacataaaacaattGGGTAGAAGAAGTTGCGAAGCTGGATTCAAGGGGTCTGACAGCTTGCTGTGGAGCGGAGTTTCAGGCTATTCCAGTCAGGCAGATGGTGTCCGGTAAGACTCTGTGGGGCAGGGCTCTCCTCCGGCCCTGGGCCTGTTTGAGGGCCAGCCTCACTAGTCCACAGACTTGGGTGCCCATTGGGGACAAGTCTTTTCCCCTTCCAGGGCAGACTGAGGCTCGAGGAGGTGTGCGTCGTGAGCGGTGGGCAATCCTCTACTTATGTGGCAGATGCAGAGAGGCAATGCCTGAAGGGGCTTTCAGCCCAGGCGGGCTAGTGACAGGATAGGTAGGCGCCTGAGCTTTAAAGTCGCCCAGAGGGAGCCCACACTGCCGCATCCGCTGGTTTCCTTTTGTTTCCTTCTTCTGCACATGTAGGCTAGGTTGCATGCGTTGCTGTAACTTCAGTCAGAAGTCCTGAAATATTGTGTCCAGCCGCTCCAGGATAGTGTCCATAGAGCAGCAATGAGGTATATTCAGGTTCTTTGTGCTTGTTGCTGAGGCAGCCGTCATCTTGAAGGTGCAGCCCTAGGAGTGAGCCATCAGGATTCGTGCCTCCGTGAAATAGAAAAGAGGTAAGTGCGGCAATAGTAGCTGATGGTCTACCAgtggggataacccccaccgatccaGGGGTGGGAGGTAAGAGGGGGGCTGATCTGCACTTGTAGAGCGGGGAAATCGGCTGCCTTCCCCCAGCTCTGTCGCCTGCAAGCCGCAACGCACCTCCACGGTGTCACGGCTTACTTTagttgggagtccggtaggcagagataTATTGCTCTCCAGCCAAACACTAGCAGctgaaattattatatatattgcaccaaccaagtatgtatgtgtgtcagtatctatgtatgtatgtgtgtcagtatgtatgtgtgtcagtatgtatgtatgtcggtatgtatgtgtgtgtgttagtatgtcagaatgtgtatgtatgtgtgcatgtcagtatgtatctatatatctatgtatgtgtgtcaatatgtatgtatgtatgtatgtcagtatgtatgtatgtcattatgtatgtaggtatgtatgtgtgtatgtatgtcagtatgtatgtgtgtgtgtgtatgtatgtatgtatgtgtgtcagtatgtatctgtgtgtatgtatgtatgtgtgtcagtatgtatctgtgtgtatgtatgtgtgtatgtcagtatgtatctgtgtgtatgtatgtgtgtatgtcagtaggtatgtgtgtgtaaatgtcagtatgtctgtatgtatgtgggtgtatatgtcagtatgtatctatgcatctatgtttgtatgtcagtatgtatgtgtgtatgtcagtatgtatctatgtatgtgtgtgtgtcagtatgtcagtatttatgtatgtatgtgtgtgtatgtatgtgtgtatgtcagtatgtatctatgtatctatgtatgtatgtcagtatgtatgtgtgtatgtcagtatgtatctatgtatgtgtgtcagtatgtatgtatgtgtgtcagcatgtatgtatgtcggtatgtatgtatgtcagtatgtatgtatgtatgtatgtcagtatgtatgtgtgtatgtatgtcagtatgtatgtatgtatgtgtctgtatttatgtatgtatgtcagtatgtatgtgtgtgcatgtatgtgtgtatgtcagtatgtatctatgtatgtatgtcagtatgtatgtatgtgtgtgtatgtatgtgtgtatgtcagtatgtatctatgtatgtatgtcagtatgcatgtgtgtgtgtgtgtatgtatgtgtgtatgtcagtatgtatctatgtatgtatgtcagtatgtatgtgtgtatgtatgtcagtatgtatgtatgtatgtatgtgtctgtatttatgtatgtatgtcagtatgtatgtgtgtgcatgtatgtgtgtatgtctgtatgtatctatgtatgtatgtcagtatgtatgtatgtgtgtgtatgtatgtcagtatgtatctatgtatgtatgtcagtatgcatgtgtgtgtgtgtgtatgtatgtgtgtatgtcagtatgtatctatgtatgtgtgtcagtatatatgtatgtgtgtcagcatgtatgtatgtcggtatgtatgtatgtcagtatgtatgtatgtcagtatgtatgtgtgtatgtatgtcagtatgtcagtatgtatgtatgtatgtatgtatgtgtcagtatgtcagtatgtatgtgtgtatgtcagtatgtatctatgtatgtatgtcagtatgtatgtttgtatgtcagtatgtatcaatgtatgtgtgtgtgtgtatgtcagtatgtatctatgtatgtctgtcagtatgtatgttagaatgtgtgtatgtatgtgtgtcagtatgtcagtatgtatgtatgtgtgtcagtacatatgtgtgtcagtatgtatgtatgtcggttagtatgtatgtatgtatgtcagtatgtatgtacgtatgtgtgtatgtatctcagtatgtatgtatgtatgtttgtgtatgtatgtatgtatgtatgtgtgtgtctgtatgtatgtatgcgtgtcagtatgtcagtatgtatgtatgtgtgtctgtcagtgtgtatgtcagtatgtatttgtgtatgtatgtcagtatgtatgtatgtgtcagtatgtatgtatgtatgtcagtatgtatgtgtgtatgtatgtgtcagtatgtatgtatgtgtgtaagtcagtatgtgtatgtatgtatgtctgtctgtgtgtatgtatttcaatatgtatgtatgcatgtctgtgtctgtctgtttatatatgtatgtatgtcagtatgtgtgtgtgtgtgtatatttatgtcctaatgcgtgtgtgtgcagtgtgcataggaattcgtTCATATTGTTCATTGTCCggcccccaacagtgtctgagggaccgtgaactggccccctgtttaaaaagtttgaggacccctgtcattatgtatgtatgtatatatgtatgtatgtcattatgaatgtatgtctgtatgtatgcatgtatgtcagtatgtcagtatgaatgtatgtctgcatgtcattatgaacgtatgtctctgtgtatgtgtgtatggatgtcagtatgcatgtatgtcagtatgtatgaatgaatgtatgtatgtctgtcagtatgtctgtatatatgcaagtATGCCAGCAtgaat belongs to Pelobates fuscus isolate aPelFus1 chromosome 7, aPelFus1.pri, whole genome shotgun sequence and includes:
- the LOC134569131 gene encoding histidine-rich protein PFHRP-II-like, whose product is MQLCMHSPALCTHHAALHAHHAALRAHHAALRAHHAALRAHHAALRAHHAALRAHHAALRAHHAALRAHHAALRAHHAALRAHHAALRAHHAALRAHHAALRAHHAALRAHHAALRAHHAALRAHHAALRAHHAALRAHHAALRAHHAALRAHHAALRAHHAALRAHHAALRAHHAALRAHHAALRAHHAALRAHHAALRAHHAALRAHHAALRAHHAALRAHHAALRAHHAALRAHHAALRAHHAALRAHHAALRAHHAALRIHTCFRILFL